The Pseudobythopirellula maris genome has a window encoding:
- a CDS encoding aminotransferase class V-fold PLP-dependent enzyme, whose amino-acid sequence MNTNDLLRNLPSIQEIADHPTVKSVTDKLNRSEGFARVRNAVEQVRDEALKRKDQLQHLTAGDLLDRVARRLAPTPRRREASTVVNATGRLWGNGWSTPMAEPAVQRLATTADDYARRSQAEGAEETLTRLAGAERALVTGRRESALWLALKALHNGRGVAVARGDLGELSPGLRVTDVCQTAGAVLHEVGATNACTTEDYRGALANAAGALRLASDERESPDAGARPTIAELAAVAHDQGAWLLVDLAGGPLIDPSEADGVARESAHAALQAGADLVLLSGDGLVAGPECGLLLGRKELLDRVASLVEASLCRLDARSEAALVAALALLDSPDRLAYTHPVYQLLSAPLENLRTRAERLAPQLAESSLVASAEAVEIAPSGSPMPGSAVTLPSWGVSLTPAGESIEPVERALRSGAAEIHGRTMADGALLLDLRTVLPHQDLLLVGALPPAKSSENGTAAGSEAGTEAAAG is encoded by the coding sequence ATGAACACGAACGACCTCTTACGCAACCTGCCGTCGATCCAAGAGATCGCCGACCATCCCACCGTCAAGTCGGTGACCGACAAGCTCAACCGCTCGGAAGGGTTTGCTCGCGTGCGCAACGCGGTGGAGCAAGTCCGCGACGAGGCGCTCAAACGCAAGGACCAGTTGCAGCACCTCACAGCGGGCGACCTGCTGGACCGTGTGGCCAGGCGCTTGGCGCCCACGCCGCGGCGCCGCGAGGCCTCCACGGTGGTGAACGCCACCGGGCGATTGTGGGGCAATGGCTGGTCAACGCCGATGGCCGAGCCGGCCGTGCAGCGGCTGGCGACCACGGCCGACGACTACGCGCGTCGCTCCCAAGCCGAGGGGGCCGAGGAAACACTCACCCGGCTAGCCGGCGCCGAGCGGGCGCTGGTCACCGGTCGACGCGAGTCGGCCTTGTGGCTCGCGCTCAAAGCGTTGCACAACGGTCGGGGAGTCGCCGTCGCGCGGGGCGACCTGGGCGAGCTATCGCCCGGCTTGCGCGTGACCGACGTTTGCCAGACCGCCGGCGCGGTGCTGCACGAGGTTGGGGCCACCAACGCCTGCACCACGGAAGACTACCGCGGGGCGTTGGCGAACGCGGCCGGCGCGTTGCGGCTCGCCAGCGACGAACGCGAGTCGCCCGACGCCGGGGCGCGGCCCACCATCGCAGAGCTTGCCGCCGTGGCGCACGACCAAGGCGCGTGGCTGTTGGTCGACTTGGCCGGCGGACCGTTGATCGATCCGAGCGAGGCCGACGGCGTGGCCCGCGAATCGGCGCATGCGGCGTTGCAAGCCGGCGCCGACCTCGTGCTGCTCAGCGGCGACGGGCTCGTGGCGGGACCCGAGTGCGGGTTGCTCCTGGGCCGCAAGGAGCTGCTTGATCGAGTCGCCTCGCTCGTCGAAGCGTCGCTCTGCCGGCTCGACGCCCGCTCGGAAGCGGCGCTCGTCGCGGCGTTGGCCCTGCTCGACTCGCCCGACCGGCTCGCTTACACGCACCCCGTTTACCAATTGCTCTCGGCGCCCCTGGAGAACCTGCGAACACGAGCCGAGCGGCTCGCGCCGCAGTTGGCCGAGTCGTCACTGGTCGCCTCGGCCGAGGCGGTTGAGATCGCGCCGAGCGGCTCTCCGATGCCTGGCTCGGCGGTCACCCTCCCCTCTTGGGGCGTCAGTCTCACACCCGCAGGGGAATCGATCGAGCCGGTCGAGCGGGCATTGCGCAGCGGAGCGGCGGAGATTCATGGCCGCACGATGGCCGACGGCGCGTTGCTGCTCGATCTGCGTACGGTGCTCCCTCACCAAGATCTGCTGCTCGTCGGGGCTCTTCCCCCGGCCAAAAGCTCCGAGAATGGGACCGCTGCGGGGTCCGAGGCGGGAACCGAAGCCGCCGCCGGCTGA
- the proC gene encoding pyrroline-5-carboxylate reductase, which yields MPQQTIGFIGAGRMAQALAKGFVSAGLVGADGLRASDPSAEALAYFADLFGKGAGRESNTQVAQESDVLFVATKPQYVESVLAEVRKSLDAKKLVVSIAAGTTLRKIEAAAGDGVPVVRVMPNTPCLVGSGACAYALGSAATAEHGGRVAELLGAVGAAHEVAEPLLDAVTGLSGSGPAFIYTVIESLADGGVRAGLPRALAADLAARTVAGAAQMVLQTGEHPAALRDAVTSPGGTTIAGLAELEKNGLRSALVEAVTAAARRSAELA from the coding sequence ATGCCCCAGCAAACCATCGGATTCATCGGCGCCGGACGCATGGCCCAGGCCCTCGCCAAAGGCTTCGTCTCCGCCGGCTTGGTCGGCGCCGATGGCCTCCGCGCCAGCGACCCCTCGGCCGAGGCCCTCGCCTACTTCGCTGACCTATTCGGCAAGGGCGCCGGCCGAGAGAGCAACACGCAGGTTGCCCAAGAATCGGACGTGCTATTTGTGGCGACCAAGCCGCAGTACGTCGAGTCGGTGCTCGCCGAAGTACGGAAGTCGCTCGACGCCAAGAAGCTGGTTGTCTCGATCGCCGCCGGCACGACGCTGCGCAAGATCGAAGCGGCCGCCGGCGACGGCGTGCCAGTGGTGCGGGTGATGCCCAACACGCCATGCCTGGTAGGCAGCGGGGCGTGCGCCTACGCGCTAGGATCGGCGGCCACGGCGGAACACGGCGGCCGGGTCGCCGAGTTGCTCGGCGCCGTCGGCGCCGCCCACGAGGTGGCCGAGCCGTTGCTCGACGCCGTCACGGGCCTCTCGGGCTCGGGCCCGGCGTTCATTTACACGGTGATCGAATCGCTCGCCGACGGGGGGGTCCGCGCCGGGCTGCCACGCGCGTTGGCGGCCGACCTGGCGGCGCGCACCGTGGCGGGCGCCGCCCAGATGGTGCTGCAGACGGGCGAGCACCCCGCCGCACTGCGCGACGCCGTTACCAGCCCCGGCGGCACCACGATCGCCGGCCTGGCCGAGCTCGAGAAGAACGGCTTGCGCTCCGCGCTGGTCGAAGCCGTCACGGCCGCGGCCCGACGCTCGGCGGAGCTGGCCTAA
- a CDS encoding elongation factor P, whose amino-acid sequence MLYSLYCSNRMLAKDIKTGTIVVQNGAPCLIETINVQSPSARGGATIYKFRARNLVTKNKVDITLKGTEGLEDADFKKREVNLMYTEPGQVHFMDTETFEQYSIAADDVADEMQYVSEGLQGILALIYNDECVGINLPATVELKIAQCDPGVKGNSATGRTKPVTLETGAQVQAPEYLAEGEVIKVDTRTHEFLGRA is encoded by the coding sequence TTGCTCTACTCCCTCTACTGCTCTAACCGCATGCTCGCCAAAGACATCAAAACCGGCACGATCGTCGTCCAAAACGGGGCGCCCTGCCTCATCGAGACGATCAACGTGCAATCCCCCTCGGCCCGAGGCGGCGCGACGATCTACAAGTTCCGTGCTCGCAACCTGGTCACGAAGAACAAGGTCGACATCACGCTCAAGGGGACCGAGGGCCTCGAAGACGCCGACTTCAAGAAGCGTGAGGTGAACCTCATGTACACCGAGCCGGGCCAGGTCCATTTCATGGACACCGAGACGTTCGAGCAGTACTCGATCGCCGCCGACGACGTGGCCGACGAGATGCAGTACGTCAGCGAGGGGCTCCAGGGGATCCTGGCGCTGATCTACAACGACGAGTGCGTGGGCATCAACCTGCCCGCCACTGTGGAGCTGAAGATCGCCCAATGCGACCCCGGCGTGAAGGGCAACTCGGCCACCGGCCGCACGAAGCCCGTCACGCTAGAGACCGGCGCCCAGGTGCAAGCGCCCGAGTACCTCGCCGAGGGCGAGGTCATCAAGGTCGACACCCGCACCCACGAGTTCTTGGGCCGGGCGTGA